Below is a window of Streptomyces qaidamensis DNA.
CGGCGCGCACGTCGCCCATGAGGGCGTGCCCGCGCGCCTCCGCCGCCAGGAACATCGACTCCGCCCGCGGCGACACGCGCCCCCGCGCCCCCTCCTGCGCCGCCCGCGCCAACTGCGCGATCTCCCGCGGGTTTCCGAGCTGCGCGGCGAGATGGCTCATGGAGGCCGCGAGGACGTACCCGCCGTAGCCGCGGTCCCCGGCGGCCTGCGCCAGCCGCAGGGCCTGGATGTAGTAGCGCTGGGCCAGGCCGGGCTGGCCGGTGTCGACGGCCATGTACCCGGCGAGCTCCGTCAGCCGGGCCACCGCGGCGAACAGGTCCCGCCCGACCGCCTCCCGGTACGACCCCGCCAGCAGCCCCGAGACGACGCTGTTGAGGTAGTGCACGACGACCGGCCGCACATGCCCGCTGCCGTACTGGTGGTCGAGATCCACCAGCGCCTGCGTCATGGCATGGACCGCCTGCACGTCGGACTGCCCCACCCGCGGCCCCGCCGAGCGCGAGACCTGCGCGTCGGGCGTGGAGATCAGCCAGTCCCGGCTGGGCTCGACCAGCGCGGACGCCGCGACGGAGGAACCGGACAGGAAGTCCCGCCGCCCCACGTCGCTGCGCCACAGCTCGCAGACCTGCTCGATGGCCCCCAGTACCGTCGGCGAGAACTGCAGGCCCACGCCCGAGGCGAGGTTCTTGCCGTTGGCCATGCCGATCTCGTCGATCGTGACCGTACGGCCGAGTTTGCGGCCCAGCGCCTCGGCGATGATCGCCGGGGCCCGGCCCCGCGGCTGCTGCCCGCGCAGCCAGCGCGCCACCGACGTCTTGTCGTAGCGCAGGTCGAGGCCGTGCTCGGCACCGCACATGTTGACCCGGCGGGCCAGGCCGGCGTTGGAGCATCCGGCTTCCTGGATGAGCGCCTGCAGCCGTTCGTTCGGCTGCCGGGCGACGAGCGGCCTTGCGGCCATGGCGTACCCCCTGAGGCTGCGGTGCCTGCCCACGCACCGAGTTGACGTGTCTTCCGCGGCCGAACCCCTCACGTCCCGGCGAAAAGATCCGGCCGTGAAGATCAATGCCCCGCCGACCAGGCGAAAATGCGAAGCATGTGAGGAATGCCGGGGTAACGGCAGTTGCCGGCCCCCCTCGTGGCTACCCAGCTCCGCGACGGGATCCTCCTGCGCGCCCCCGCACATGCACCCATGCGCCCCGCGAACAGGGGCGATGCTCTCCCCCGCGCACACGGGTGGGCGTAACCCCTGGTGACGACCAGAGTTGTGTTCATCGTGGAAGAGACGATCGCGGGCACCGAAGCCGCTCAGATCCCGAAGCAGCGCGGGGAATCGCTGCTGGAGACCGCTGTTCGCTACGCCGAGGAGCGCCACTGGGACGTGTTCCCCGGCACCTGGCTGGAAGCCGTCGACGGCAGCCAGCGCTGCTCCTGCGGTGACGCGGCGTGTCCGGCGCCCGGGTCGCACCCGGCGCGCCCGGACTGGGCGACGCAGGCCACGGGCAGTGCGACGGTCGCGCGACGGATGTGGCAGAAGCAGCCGACCGCGTCGATCCTGCTGCCGACGGGGCGGACGTTCGACGCGATCTCCGTGCCGGAGACGGCCGGGTTCCTGGCGCTCGCGCGCATGGAGCGGATGGAGCTGACGCTCGGGCCGGTGACGCTCACGCCGGACCGGCGGATGGAGTTCTTCGTGCTGCCGGGGGCCGGGGTGAAGGTGCCCGATCTGGTGCGGAAGCTGGGGTGGTCGGTGTCGTCGCTGGATCTGGCCGTGCTGGGTGAGGGGGCGTACGTGGCCGCGCCGCCTACGCGGTTCGGGTCCCGCGGGGCTGTGCAGTGGGCCTGCCGGCCGACTCCGGCGAATCGGTGGCTGCCGGATGCGGAGGAGTTGATCTCGCCGTTGGCCTATGCGTGCGGCAGGGATCGGTAGCCGCGCCCGCTGTCCTGCCTGGTTCGCGTTCGCCGGCGGCTGCGGCTTCGTCGTGGTTGATCGCGCAGTTCCCCGCGCCCCTGAAGCACGCCACCGTAGGGTGCAGGGTGACGGAGGGAGGCGCGGTGGGATCCAGCGCTGTGCGTGTGCGGGGGCTGTGGAAGCGGTTCGGGCAGCAGGTCGCTGTCGCCGGGGTCGATCTCGACTTGCCCGCGGGCAAGTTCATCGGGCTCGTCGGGCCGAACGGGGCCGGGAAGACCACCACCTTGTCGATGGTGACCGGGCTGCTCAGGCCCGATCACGGGACCGTCGAGGTGGTCGGGCACGACGTGTGGCGGGACCCCGTCGAGGTGAAGGCGCGGATCGGGGTGCTGCCGGAGGGGCTGCGGCTCTTCGAACGGCTCTCCGGGCGGGAACTGCTGGCGTATTCCGGGCGGTTGCGCGGACTGCCCGGTGCCGAGGTCGACAAGCGGGCCACGCAGCTCCTCGACGTCCTCGATCTGGCCGGGGCCCAGCACAAGCTGGTCGTCGACTACTCGACCGGCATGCGCAAGAAGATCGGGCTCGCCAGCGCTCTCCTCCACAATCCCGAAGTGCTGTTCCTGGACGAGCCGTTCGAGGGGGTGGACCCCGTCTCCGCGCAGACCATCCGCGGCGTCCTGGAGCGGTACACGGCCTCGGGCGCCACGGTCGTGTTCTCTTCCCACGTCATGGAGCTCGTCGAGTCGCTGTGCGACTGGGTCGCCGTCATGGCCGCCGGGCGGATCCGTGCCACCGGCACGCTCGCCGAGGTGCGCGGGGACGCTCCCTCGTTGCAGCGGGCGTTCCTCGAACTCGTCGGCGCACAGGGCCGGGACGCCGGGTCCGATCTCGACTGGCTGGGCGGCGGGGCCCGGTGAGCGCCGACGCGATCACCCCCGTCTTCGTGCGGCTGAAGCTGTCGCTGCTGCGCAACGGGCTGCGGCAGTCCGGCGGGCGGAAGGCCGCCTACATCACCTCGGCCGTCTTCGCCCTGCTGTTCGCCGCGCTCCAGCTGATCGGCCTGATCGCGCTGCGCGGCCACGCGCACGCCGAGTCGGTGGTCGTGCTGGCGGTGGCGGTGCTGGGGCTCGGGTGGGCGGTGATGCCGTTGTTCTTCCCCAGCGGTGACGAGACCCTCGACCCGACCCGGCTGGTGATGCTGCCGCTGCGGCCCCGGCCGCTGGTGCGGGCGCTGCTCACGGCCTCGCTGGTGGGCATCGGGCCGCTGTTCACCCTGTGTCTGCTGGTCGGCTCCGTCGTCGCGGTGGCGCGGGGCGGGGCGGCGTTCGCCGTCGGTGCCGTCGCCGTCGTCCTCGCGCTGCTGGTGTGCGTGGCGCTCGCGCGGGCCGTCGCCGCCGCGAACGTACGGCTGCTGACCAGCCGGAAGGGGCGCGACCTCGCCGTGCTCAGCGGGCTGGTCATCGCCATCGGGGCGCAGATCGTCAACTTCGGCGCGCAGCGCATCGGGGCGTCGGGGCTGGGCGAACTCGACCCGGCGGCCGGGATCCTGCAGTGGGTGCCGCCGGCCTCGGCGATCGGGGCCGTGCACGCGGTGGGCGAGGGGTCGTACGGTGTCGCCGCCGCGCAGCTGGCGCTGACCGCGGGGGCGCTGGTGGCGCTGCTCGCGCTCTGGTCACGGCATCTGACCCGGCTGATGACCTCACCCGACGGATCCACCCTGCCGGGCGCCGAGTCGGCCGCCAAGGAGCGGTCGTCGACCGGGCTGGGGCGGCTGCTGCCTCCGGGCCGTACGGGCACGGTCATGGAGCGCAGCCTGCGGTACGTGTGGCGCGACCCGAAGACCAAGGCCGCCTGGGTGACGTCGCTGGCCATCGGGCTGATCGTGCCGGTGTTCAACGCCTGGCAGGGCACCGGGTCGGTGTACTTCGCGTGCTTCGCCGCCGGGATGCTCGGCATCCAGATGTACAACCAGTTCGGGCAGGACACCTCGGCGTTCTGGATCGTCGCGATGACGATCTCCTCGACCCGTGACGCCTACGTCGAACTGCGCGCCCGGGCGTACGCCCTGCTGCTGATCACGGTGCCCTACGCCGCGCTCGTGACGATCCTGACGACGGCCATGCTCGGTGACTGGCGGCGGCTGCCCGAGGCACTGGGCCTGTCCTTCGCGCTGCTCGGCGCGATGCTCGCGACCGGGGCGTGGACGTCCGCCCGTTTCCCCTACTCCATCCCGCAGGAGGGCTACAAGAACGTCGCCCCCGGGCAGACCGGGCTCGCCTGGATCTCCATCTTCGGCGGGATGGTGGCGGCCGCCCTGCTGTGCGCGCCCGTCATCGCGCTCACGATCTGGCTGAACGTGAGCGCCGACGGCGAAGACTGGACGTGGCTGCTGTTGCCGGTGAGCACGGCGTACGGGGCGGGGCTCGCGGCGGCGGGGCTGAAACTGGCCGCTCCGCGGACCGCCCGGCGGCTGCCGGAGATCCTGGCGGCGGTCAGCAAGGGGTGACGGGGGCCGGGCCGGCGTCAGTCGTCGCCCAGCGCGTCCAGGAACGGCTCGATCGCGGCGCGCCAGGCCTCCGGCTGGTCGTAGTGCACCAGGTGGCCGGCGTCGGCGACCTCCGCGTACTGGCCGCGGGGCAGGACCCGGACCATCTCCTGGGCCTCGGCGCGGCCCAGCTCGCCGTCCAGACCGCGCACGACCAGGGCGGGGCAGCGGACCTGGGCCAGCTCCTCCCAGTGCGCGTCGTACACCCAGGTCTCGCGGGAGCGGAGCATCTGCTCCGGCTCGAAGACCGGACGCCAGCCGTCCGGGGACTCGGCCATCACCTCGGCGTAGAACGCGCCACGGGCCGGATTGGGCCGCTCCACCCAGGGGTCGTCCTCGCCGAACCACTTGCGTACGTCGGCGAGCGTGGCGAACGGCAGTGGCCAGGCCTCGAACCACTGGTCCCACTCGCGCTGCGAGGCGGCGCCGAGCGCGGAGGCCCGCATGTCGCAGATGATCAACCCGCGGACCAGGTCGGGACGCCTGGCGGCGAGCTGCCAGGCGGTCAGCGCGCCCATGGCGTGGCCGATGAGGACGACCGGGGCGAGACCGAGCTGCTCCAGAGCGGCCTCGGCGTCGTCGACGTAGGCGTCACGCGTGAAGGAGCCCTGCGGGGGTTTGTCGCTGCGGCCGTGGCCGCGCTGGTCGAGGGCGACCGCGCGGTAGCGCGCGGAGAGCCAGCGGGCGGTGTAGGCCCAGTGTGAGGCGCGGCCCATGAGGCCGTGCAGTAACAGCACACCCGGGGAGCCCTCCGGCGCGGTGTGCCCGTCGTGCGCCCCCTGCCCGTCCTGCGCGGGATCGGTCTTGGGCGGGTCCCCGAACTCCCAGGCCGCCAGGCGTACGCCGCCCGTCCCGGTCACGTCGATGCGTCGCGCCATGTCCTGGCACCCCCCAAGCTTCGCGCGGACCGCGGCTCCCTGAGCCGGCCGGTCCTGTGAACCGTGTTCTGCCTGCTGTGCCTTCTGCCGTGCTGGTTGCCGTACCTGTCGGTGCAAGTGTGCCGTGCGCCGCCCGCAGACTATCGAAAGCGCATTCGAGAATGGGGTTCTCGCGGGCAACACCCCTCGTTCGAGTGACCACCCCCGGGGATTGATCGCCGCTGCCGCGGGGAGATCTCCAGCGGGAGGCGGACCGCTCGGGGAAACCGGTCCGAGGGGAATGACCCTGAGAGCTCGGGGCTCCGGGTCAGCACAGGGGAGGACAGGCCCCGGCGCCGCACGGCGCCGGGGCCCTCCACATCTCCACGGCACATCCTCCCGTCCCCTCCCCGGCCGGGCGACATCGCTGTCGAGCCTCGGCCCAGAGCCCCTCAGGTCATATGCCTCACGCGACAGCGTCGCACGGGAAGCGTGCGAGCGCTGCCATTCGACGGACTGGATCCCGGATTCGGTCCGGATCACGCCAACGCCACAAGAACCCCCTGCGCAACGGGAGTTGGCCCAAGCCGACCGACCGGCTCAGGACTCGACTCCCCGGGTCGGATCAGGCCGGATCGGATCGGGTCGGGCCGGATCAAGCCGCATCAGGCCGGGTCGGGCCGGATCAGGGCTTGGCGACGAACACGTGGGACGCGACGTCCGACTCCAGCTCGGCCGCCTCGCCGCCGCTGCCCACCAGCACCCCGCCAGCCGACTCCGTCACACTCACCACCGAGCCGGGCTGCACGCCCGCCCGCCGCAGCGTGTACATCAGCTGCGCGTCCGTCTGGATCGGCTCACCGATCCGGCGCACCACGACCGTCTTGCCCTCGGGGCCCGGGTCGAGACTGGCCAGCGACACCATGCCCTCGTCCAGGAACGGGTCGGCGCCGTCCTTCTCGCCGAGCTCCTCCAGACCCGGGATCGGGTTGCCGTACGGCGACTCCGTCGGGTGCCGCAGCAGCTCCAGGACGCGGCGCTCCACGGCCTCGCTCATCACGTGCTCCCAGCGGCACGCCTCGGCGTGGACCTGCTCCCACTCCAGACCGATCACGTCGACGAGCAGACACTCGGCGAGGCGGTGCTTGCGCATCACCCGCGTGGCCAGCCGGCGGCCCTCGTCGGTCAGCTCCAGATGCCGGTCGCTGGCGACGGACACCAGGCCGTCGCGCTCCATGCGCGCCACGGTCTGGCTGACGGTCGGCCCGCTCTGGTCCAGCCGCTCGGCGATACGGGCGCGCATGGGGACCACACCCTCTTCCTCCAGCTCGAGGATGGTGCGGAGATACATCTCCGTGGTGTCGATCAGTCCGGACATACGTGCCCCTCGAATGAGATCTGCCGGAGGCTGGACGGCTCACCGGCGCGTGCGCTGGCCCTGCACCCAATTCTGCCGGATACCACCGACAACCGTGCCGCGGGAGGGAAAGCCGGGGATTACCCGGCCGTCCGCAAGGGTACGGACTTCCCTTTCGGGCGCTTCCCGGCACTCCGCGCACGCCCCTCATGGCCGTATTGACACCGCACTGGTCCAGACCGCACCGTGATGCGCGACACAAGCCGCGAGGCCAGCCTGAAGGGACCCCGTATGAGCGACCGCGCGCCGGCCGGCCAGTTCATCGACGCCGCGATCGGCCTGCTGCGGCGGCTGCGCGACGAGGAGGCCGACAGCATCGCCGCGGCCGGGACGCTCCTCGCCGACACCGTCGCCGACGGCGGCCGCCTCTTCGCCTTCGGCGCCGGGCACTCCTCCCTCGCCGCGCAGGACCTCGTCTACCGCGCCGGCGGCCTCGCCCTGGTGAACCTGCTCGCCGTACCCGGTGTCGTCGGCGTCGACGTCATGCCCGCACCCCTCGGCTCCGCCCTGGAACGCGTCGACGGCCTCGCGAGCGCCGTCCTCGACAGCTCCCCGCTCCGCGCGGGCGACGCCCTCCTGGTCATCTCCCTGTCGGGGCGCAACGCCCTGCCCGTCGAGATGGCCATGAACGCGCGCGCCCTGGGCGTCAAGGTCATCGGCGTGACCTCGGTGGCCTACGCCTCCCGGACGAAGTCCCGGCACGCCTCCGGGACGTACCTCAAGGACCACTGCGACCTCGTCCTCGACTCGAAGATCGCGGTCGGCGACGCGGAACTGACCCACGACGGCATCCCCGCCCCTTTCGCCCCCGCCTCGACGGTCGTCACCTCGGCCCTCCTCCAGGCCGTCATGGCGACGACCGCCACCACCCTCGCCGACCGCGGCATCGAGCCGCCCCTGCTGCGCTCCGGCAACGTCGACGGCGGCCACGACTGGAACACCCGGGTGATGGAGCAGTACCGCGACCGGATCTTCTACCGGCACTGACCGGACCCGGGGGCGCCTCTCTCACCCCGGGTCGACCACCCCGCTCGGCACCTTCGGCCGCAGCCCCCGTCGCCGCTCGCCCCGACCACACGGCCCGGCACGGGCGGACCACAACCGGCCACCCCCACCACTCGCCCGACAGCCCAGCACCGCCCAGCACAAGCGGACCACAACCGGCCACCCCCACCACTCGCCCGACAGCCCAGCACCGCCCAGCACAAGCGGACCACAACCGGCCACCCCCACCACTCGCCCGACAGCCCAGCACCGCCCAGCACAGGCGGGCCACAACCGGCCACCCCCGGCACCGCCCGGCGCAGCGGACCGCAGCCGGACGCGCCTCACTCCCCGTCCGACAGCCCCGACAGATCCAGCGCCGAAGCGATCCGCACCGCCACGTCCTCCGCGTACATCGCGTCGGACCGCTCGAAGGCACTGCGCCCCGCGCCCCGCAGGAACGTCACGACGCCCAGGGTCCGGCCCCGGCTGCGCAGCACCGCGCACAGGGCGTGGACCGCGTCCGGGGGCCACTGACGGGCCAGGGCCCACTCGCGGGCCGCCTCGGGCCGGGCGGCGCCCGCGCTCGCACGCACGGCTCCCACCCGCTCCACGCACTGCCGCGCAGGATGCCCCTCTGCATAGCGGACGGGCAGACCCGCCTGACCGGCCAGCCTGCTCGGGCCCGGCGCCCCGGACGGAGTGGCGGCGACCCGGACCAGCCGGACCGGCCCCTCGGCCTCCGCGTCGGTGACCGCGCCGCCGGCGGCCCGGTCGATCAGCCCGTGGTCGGCGAAACCGGCCAGGGCGAAGTCCAGGTGGACCGTCGCCGCCTCCGCCGGGTCCTCGCACTCGGCTGCGGCCCGCGAAGCACGGTGCAGCTGCTGCATACGGAAGCGCAGCAGGGACGCCTCCTGCTCGGCCTGCTTGGCCTCCGTCACGTCCTGGAACAACCAGCCCACGCCCAGCGGAACCGGCTCCTCCGCGAGCGGCGAGGCCAGCCGCAGGAAGCCGCTGCGCCAGCAGCGCCGCTTCTCGCCCTCCTTGGCGCGCACGCTCACCCACACCTCGGCGGGCGCGGGCGGCGCACCCTCCGCCAGCACATGCTGCAGCGCGCTCTCCAGCTCCTCCACGCCGTGCGACAGCAGCTCCCCGAGCGGCCGCCCCAGCACCGACGTACGGCCCGTGCCGAGCGCGCGGGCCGCGTGCGCGTTCACCACGGCCGGCCGCAGGTCCACGTCCACCAGCACGACACCCCAGCTGGCGTCCTCGAACAGGGCCTCGCTCAGCGCGATAGAGCGCTCCAGATCGATCTGCGCGTGCACCTCGCTGAACGCGCAGTACACCCCCGCCGGCTTGCCGTCGGTCCCGCGCACCGCCGCCGACTGCATCCGCACGAGCACCCGCCCGCCGTCCTTCGTCAGCAGAGCGAACTCGTGCACCTGCCGCCCCGGCGCGTGCATCGCCGACAGCAGCCGCCCCTCGACCTCCTCGGCGTCCGCGCTGCGCACGGCCCACCCGGCCAGCCCACGCCGCCCCACGGCCTCGTCCGCGCCCCAGCCCAGAATCCGTTCGGCCTCACGGTTCCAGTGCGTCACGACTCCGTCGGCGTCGAACGCGCACAGCGCCGCGTCCATGCCGTCCAGCAAAGCGGCAAGCAGATCCGAACCATCCGAACTCTCCCGCTCGGGCTCGTCCGGCCCCAGCTCGTCGGTGGTCCCACTACGCCGGGAAGCACTCACCTGGACCCCCTGCAGGCTGCGTCCGCACGTACGGCACGTCGGTTCGCTCCTTGCAATCATTCAACTGGAACGTGACCCAGCGCACACCGAGTTCCCACAACATTGAAGGAATCGTTGTACGGCGGCAATCCCCACGTCAACGGCTCCGGAGACCACCCGGCCGACCACACCGCGGCCGACCGACGCCGTCAGTCGATCAACAACCGGGCCCTGCCTCCGCCCCCTGCCGCGTGTACCCATCGATCCCGATCTTCATACGGGCGTCGGGCGGTGGGATCCCGAAGGACGCAGCGGAGTGGAGCCATGCCGGAGCAGCAGAGAGTTCGGCCACGCGTTCGACTGAGGGCACCGCTGGCTGATGCCGCCGCCATGCCGGCGACCGGATCGTGAGGTGTCCGGCGCATGTGCTGACGGCGAAGGCCACGGGCCGCGGCTCTTACGCCCGCACCACTTCGGACAGGCACGGGTTCCCTCGTCTGCTGAGGACTCGTGCCGAGCAGCGCTCCGGATACATCACCGGCGACCTGGTGCGTGCTGTGGTGCCGCGAGGCATACGGGTGGGGCATCCGACCCGAACCGGCACAGTCAACGTCTCGAAAAATGGGTTGAGCGGTGAGCGGGCGGTTCCTAGTGTGTGGCTCACACCGAAAGGAGGTGATCCGGCAGATGTATGAATCCCGGACGCGTGAGGTGGCTGCGGGCTAGAGGCCCGTCACCACACTCAGTGCGGTGCCGAGCCGGCACGTGAGCGTACGTGCAGCCGGCCCAATCTCAGGCAGTCACCCGACCCGCGAGTCGCCGGTACGTCCGGCCGGCTCCTCCCCAGGAGGAACCAGACTCGCGGGTCGTCTGCGTTCTTCTGCGGCGTTCCGGGGGCGATGACAGTGGGTGCGTGGCGTGAGGACCGGATCGGGAGCGCCCTGCGGGGCGAGAATCCGGCCGTGATGCGGCGGCTGGAGTCCGGGTTCGCGGTGATCGGGGATGTGCAGTTCCTGCCCGGCTACTCGGTGCTGCTGACCGATGATCCCGCTGTGCAGCGGTTGTCCGAGTTGCCGCGGAGCGGGCGGCTGGCGTTCCTGGCCGACATGGACCGGCTGGGGGAGGCCGTCGAGCAGGCCTGCCGGCGGGTGGAGCCGGGGTTTCGGCGGGTCAATCTGGAGATTCTCGGGAACGCCGACGGGTTTCTGCACGCGCAGGTGTGGCCGCGGTACGCCTGGGAGCCCGCGGAGCTCGTGCGGCGGCCCGTGTGGCTCTACCCGCGGGGGATGTGGGGCGAGGCGCGGTACGCGCTCGGGGCTCGGCACGGCCCGTTGCGGGAGGCCATCGGGGAGGAGCTGGACCGGCTCTCGGGGCGGAGCACACGGACGGCCCCACCCGGGAGCGGGTGAGGCCGTGGGCGGGGCGGGTCAGTGTGCGATGTCCTCGTAGCCCTCGATGTCGTGGGGGTCGCGGGTGCCCGGGCCGACGTAGCGGGCCGAGGGGCGGACCAGGCGGCCCGTGCGCTTCTGCTCCAGGATGTGGGCGGACCAGCCGGCCGTGCGGGCGCAGGTGAACATGGACGTGAACATGTGCGCCGGGACCTCGGCGAAGTCCAGGACGATGGCCGCCCAGAACTCGACGTTGGTGGCGAGGACGCGGTCGGGGCGGCGGGCGTGGAGTTCCGCGAGGGCCGCCTTCTCCAGGGCCTCGGCGACCTCGAAGCGGGGGGCTCCCAGTTCGCGGGCGGTGCGGCGCAGGACCCTCGCCCTCGGGTCCTCGGCGCGGTAGACGCGGTGGCCGAAGCCCATGAGGCGTTCGCCCTTGTCGAGCGCGTTCTTGACGTAGGCCTCCGCGTCGCCCGTGCGTTCGATCTCCTCGATCATGCCGAGGACGCGGGAGGGGGCGCCGCCGTGGAGCGGGCCGGACATCGCGCCCACGGCGCCGGAGAGCGCGGCCGCGACGTCCGCGCCGGTCGAGGCGATGACACGGGCCGTGAACGTGGACGCGTTCATGCCGTGCTCCGCGGCGCTCGTCCAGTACGCGTCCACCGCCGCCACGTGCTTGGGGTCCGGCTCGCCCCGCCAGCGGATCATGAAGCGTTCGACGACGGACTGCGCCTTGTCGATCTCCCGCTGCGGAACCATCGGCAGACCCTGGCCGCGGGCGGACTGGGCGACGTACGACAGGGCCATGACGGCCGCACGGGCCAGGTCCTCGCGGGCCTCCTCTTCGTCGATGTCCAGGAGGGGTTTGAGGCCCCAGACCGGCGCGAGCATGGCCAGGGCGGACTGGACGTCCACGCGGATGTCACCGGAGTGCACGGGGATGGGGAAGGGCTCGGCGGGCGGCAGGCCGGGATTGAAGGCGCCGTCGACGAGCAGGCCCCAGACGTTGCCGAACGAGACGTGGCCGACGAGGTCCTCGATGTCGACGCCCCGGTACCGGAGTGCGCCGCCCTCCTTATCCGGTTCGGCGATCTCCGTCTCGAACGCGACGACTCCCTCGAGCCCGGGAACGAAGTCGGACATCAGGCGGCTCCTCGTGGTGGAAGTGACAGATGGTGTGTTATGGGGTGGGCGTACGAACCATGTGTCAGTCGGCTTGCGAAGCGGGCGGCCGTCCGGTGGATCCACGGTCGTCTACGGCGACTCGCGGTCCTGGTCGGTTGCCCCTGTGATGCCCCGTCCGGCCTACGGTCACCCAACCGGAACGGCACGGAAACGATATCTCCGAGTGCCACCGTTGGGGAGGGTTCACGGCACTCAGTGCCACGCAGTGACGAAGGACACCGTCCGTACGGCAAGATGACCGGGTGACCGACCGCGACGACGTCCCCTTCGATCTGGCCTCGATGCGCAAGCAGTACCGGGCCGAGGGGCTCTCCGAGACCGAGCTCGCCGCCACGCCCGTCGAGCAGTTCGCGCGCTGGTTCCAGCAGGCCGCGACGGACGGCGGGCTGTTCGAGCCGAACGCCATGATCGTCTCGACGGCCGACGCCGAGGGGCGGACGAGTGCCCGCACGGTGCTGCTGAAGCACTTCGACGAGCAGGGCTTCGTCTTCTACACGAACTACGACTCCCGCAAGGCCCGTGACCTGGCGGAGAACCCTTTCGTCTCGCTGCTGTTCCCCTGGCACCCCATGGCCCGGCAGGTCATCGTGGGCGGGATCGCCCGTCGCACCGGCCGCGACGAGACGGCGGCGTACTTCCGCACCCGCCCGCACGGCTCACAGCTGGGCGCGTGGGCCAGCGCCCAGTCCTCGGTGATCTCCACCCGGGCCGACATCGACGGCGCGTACGCGGAGCTGGCCGCGCGCTACCCGGAGGGCGAGCAGGTGCCGGTGCCCCCGCACTGGGGCGGTTTCCGGGTGGCCCCGCAGACGGTGGAGTTCTGGCAGGGCCGGGAGAACCGGTTGCACGACCGGTTGCGGTACGTGGAGCAGGCCGATGGGAGCTGGCGGGTGGAGCGGCTCAGTCCGTGAGGCTCAGATGCCGATGAGCCGGACTCGATCGCCGCACAGCCGCGCCATGTCGTCGACATCGGACGTCAGCACGGCCACTGGGCCCGGCTGCCGCAGTGCCACCTCGGCGACAGTCGCGTCGATCGCGTACTTGTGGCCGTGCAGCCCGGCGGCCTTCAGCAGTTCCGCGGACGCTTTCGCGGCGCCCTCGGTCACCGGCTCGACCTTGACGCGGGAGAGCGCCCACTGCAGTCGAGGCATGTTCACGCGCGCATGACTGACTTCCACGACGGTGTTGGCGCCGATGACGAAATCGGTGCCCATGGCGTGGAGAACCTGGAACATCGCCAGGATCTTGCGATCCTGTGCGATCCAGGCGGAGAGCCCGTGGGAGTCCAGGACAACCGTCTCGACGTGCTCCATCACGCAGCGCTCGCCGATCCGTCGGCATCCGCCGTGCCGAAGATCCTGGAGCGGGCCTCGGCCAGCTCCTCCTCCGTGAACGCCCCGTGCTCCTCCTGGTGACGCATCAGGTCGGCGCCGAGCAACTGATGCCGCAGCTGACGAGCCACCGCCTCGGCGACATAGCCGGAGACGTTGTCGGTGAGCTTCCTGAGTTCGGCGACCTGGTCGGTCGGCAGTGTCACCGTGATGCGTGTCGTGTCCGCCATGCTCCGAGCATACTGCGGTATGCGCATCCCCCGTCCGCGCTGACACCACTCAGCCCAGCGTCTCCTCCAGCAGCCCCGCCCACTGGGCCACCACCCGCTCCCGGCGGGCCGCGTCGTCCGTGAGGAGGTTGGCGAGGCCCAGGCCGCGGGCCATGTCGAGGAGGCCCTGGACCGTTTCGCGGACGCCGGGGAGGGACTCGTCGGCGGCGAGGAGGTCGACGGCTATGCGGTGGGTCTCGCGGCCGACGCGGGATT
It encodes the following:
- a CDS encoding bifunctional DNA primase/polymerase codes for the protein MFIVEETIAGTEAAQIPKQRGESLLETAVRYAEERHWDVFPGTWLEAVDGSQRCSCGDAACPAPGSHPARPDWATQATGSATVARRMWQKQPTASILLPTGRTFDAISVPETAGFLALARMERMELTLGPVTLTPDRRMEFFVLPGAGVKVPDLVRKLGWSVSSLDLAVLGEGAYVAAPPTRFGSRGAVQWACRPTPANRWLPDAEELISPLAYACGRDR
- a CDS encoding ABC transporter ATP-binding protein — translated: MTEGGAVGSSAVRVRGLWKRFGQQVAVAGVDLDLPAGKFIGLVGPNGAGKTTTLSMVTGLLRPDHGTVEVVGHDVWRDPVEVKARIGVLPEGLRLFERLSGRELLAYSGRLRGLPGAEVDKRATQLLDVLDLAGAQHKLVVDYSTGMRKKIGLASALLHNPEVLFLDEPFEGVDPVSAQTIRGVLERYTASGATVVFSSHVMELVESLCDWVAVMAAGRIRATGTLAEVRGDAPSLQRAFLELVGAQGRDAGSDLDWLGGGAR
- a CDS encoding transporter, with translation MSADAITPVFVRLKLSLLRNGLRQSGGRKAAYITSAVFALLFAALQLIGLIALRGHAHAESVVVLAVAVLGLGWAVMPLFFPSGDETLDPTRLVMLPLRPRPLVRALLTASLVGIGPLFTLCLLVGSVVAVARGGAAFAVGAVAVVLALLVCVALARAVAAANVRLLTSRKGRDLAVLSGLVIAIGAQIVNFGAQRIGASGLGELDPAAGILQWVPPASAIGAVHAVGEGSYGVAAAQLALTAGALVALLALWSRHLTRLMTSPDGSTLPGAESAAKERSSTGLGRLLPPGRTGTVMERSLRYVWRDPKTKAAWVTSLAIGLIVPVFNAWQGTGSVYFACFAAGMLGIQMYNQFGQDTSAFWIVAMTISSTRDAYVELRARAYALLLITVPYAALVTILTTAMLGDWRRLPEALGLSFALLGAMLATGAWTSARFPYSIPQEGYKNVAPGQTGLAWISIFGGMVAAALLCAPVIALTIWLNVSADGEDWTWLLLPVSTAYGAGLAAAGLKLAAPRTARRLPEILAAVSKG
- a CDS encoding SIS domain-containing protein, whose product is MSDRAPAGQFIDAAIGLLRRLRDEEADSIAAAGTLLADTVADGGRLFAFGAGHSSLAAQDLVYRAGGLALVNLLAVPGVVGVDVMPAPLGSALERVDGLASAVLDSSPLRAGDALLVISLSGRNALPVEMAMNARALGVKVIGVTSVAYASRTKSRHASGTYLKDHCDLVLDSKIAVGDAELTHDGIPAPFAPASTVVTSALLQAVMATTATTLADRGIEPPLLRSGNVDGGHDWNTRVMEQYRDRIFYRH
- a CDS encoding metal-dependent transcriptional regulator, with product MSGLIDTTEMYLRTILELEEEGVVPMRARIAERLDQSGPTVSQTVARMERDGLVSVASDRHLELTDEGRRLATRVMRKHRLAECLLVDVIGLEWEQVHAEACRWEHVMSEAVERRVLELLRHPTESPYGNPIPGLEELGEKDGADPFLDEGMVSLASLDPGPEGKTVVVRRIGEPIQTDAQLMYTLRRAGVQPGSVVSVTESAGGVLVGSGGEAAELESDVASHVFVAKP
- a CDS encoding alpha/beta fold hydrolase — protein: MARRIDVTGTGGVRLAAWEFGDPPKTDPAQDGQGAHDGHTAPEGSPGVLLLHGLMGRASHWAYTARWLSARYRAVALDQRGHGRSDKPPQGSFTRDAYVDDAEAALEQLGLAPVVLIGHAMGALTAWQLAARRPDLVRGLIICDMRASALGAASQREWDQWFEAWPLPFATLADVRKWFGEDDPWVERPNPARGAFYAEVMAESPDGWRPVFEPEQMLRSRETWVYDAHWEELAQVRCPALVVRGLDGELGRAEAQEMVRVLPRGQYAEVADAGHLVHYDQPEAWRAAIEPFLDALGDD